Proteins encoded by one window of Phytohabitans houttuyneae:
- a CDS encoding adenosine deaminase — MLESFIAGLPKVELHVHHVGSASPRIVAELAARHEGRTPVPADPEAVAKYFEFRDFAHFIEIYLSVVDLIRDPEDVRILTFEVGRELARQQVRYAELTVTPYSHVSRGIPAEAFCAAIEDARVRAEAELGIVLRWCFDIPGEAGLPSAEETLAIALDQRPDGLVSFGLGGPEVGVPRPQFKPYFDKARAAGLHSVPHAGETTGPETIWDAIRELGAERIGHGISAARDERLMAYLAEHRIPLEISPTSNVRTRAVASLDEHPLPVLRAAGVPVTINSDDPPMFGTTLNDEYAVAARLLDLDEEGLGELAREAVAASFLPAPEKARIAAEIDAYVAAHRA; from the coding sequence ATGCTGGAGTCGTTCATCGCCGGACTGCCCAAGGTGGAGCTGCACGTGCACCACGTCGGGTCCGCGTCGCCCCGCATCGTGGCCGAGCTGGCCGCCCGGCACGAGGGGCGCACGCCGGTGCCCGCCGATCCCGAGGCGGTGGCGAAGTACTTCGAGTTCCGCGACTTCGCGCACTTCATCGAGATCTACCTGAGCGTGGTCGACCTGATCCGCGACCCCGAGGACGTGCGCATCCTGACCTTCGAGGTGGGGCGCGAGCTGGCCCGCCAGCAGGTGCGGTACGCGGAGCTGACGGTGACGCCATATTCGCATGTGTCGCGCGGCATCCCGGCCGAGGCGTTCTGCGCGGCGATCGAGGACGCGCGGGTGCGGGCCGAGGCCGAGCTCGGCATCGTGCTGCGCTGGTGCTTCGACATCCCCGGCGAGGCGGGGCTGCCCTCGGCGGAGGAGACGCTCGCTATCGCGCTCGACCAGCGGCCGGACGGGCTGGTCAGCTTCGGGCTGGGCGGGCCGGAGGTCGGGGTGCCGCGCCCGCAGTTCAAGCCGTACTTCGACAAGGCACGTGCGGCGGGCCTCCACTCGGTACCGCACGCGGGCGAGACCACCGGCCCGGAGACGATCTGGGACGCGATCCGCGAGCTCGGCGCCGAGCGGATCGGGCACGGCATCTCGGCGGCGCGGGACGAGCGCCTGATGGCGTACCTGGCCGAGCACCGCATCCCGCTGGAGATCTCGCCGACGTCCAATGTGCGCACCCGCGCGGTGGCCTCGCTCGACGAGCACCCGCTGCCGGTGCTGCGCGCGGCCGGCGTACCCGTGACGATCAACTCCGACGACCCGCCGATGTTCGGCACGACGCTGAACGACGAGTACGCGGTGGCCGCGCGCCTGCTCGACCTCGACGAGGAGGGCCTGGGCGAGCTGGCCCGCGAGGCGGTGGCGGCATCGTTCCTGCCGGCGCCGGAGAAGGCCCGCATCGCCGCGGAGATCGACGCGTACGTGGCCGCGCACCGCGCTTAG
- a CDS encoding MGH1-like glycoside hydrolase domain-containing protein — protein MSEEELRRQAVEVLDANWERDHTVPSRALYPHQWSWDAAFIAVGLAHHRPERAWRDLRSLFAAQWYDGRVPHIVFDPDVSERDYFPGPAFWDAPASPGRLGGLTTGIVQPPVHAVAARDVYLRCLDRDAARHELEWLYPRLVKQQTYLFEGRDVAGDGLASIVHPWESGLDNSPAWDNALAAVPVDLSLLRSHRRQDTQVSVHSHRPTDTDYARYIAIAAAYRDGGYLDEGLLERHPFLVECPSFNALLALAELALAGIAEVIGADAAPHRDRAEHITKVLVDRLFNPSTGMFHARDVRTGQLSTARCVSGLIPLVLPGLPEAHRSSLLEVARSEAFGLGGELPLPSYDRTAPDFDRLRYWRGPVWINVNWLLWQGLRAHGHEHEAAALRAAMLGVIRRGGCHEYFDPVTGHGIGAAAFSWTAALALDLMAATP, from the coding sequence ATGAGCGAGGAAGAGCTCCGGCGCCAGGCCGTCGAGGTCCTGGACGCCAACTGGGAACGGGACCACACGGTGCCATCGCGCGCCCTGTACCCGCATCAGTGGAGCTGGGACGCCGCCTTCATCGCGGTCGGACTCGCGCACCACCGGCCGGAGCGGGCCTGGCGCGACCTGCGCAGCCTGTTCGCCGCGCAGTGGTACGACGGGCGTGTCCCGCACATCGTGTTCGACCCGGACGTGTCCGAGCGCGACTACTTCCCGGGTCCCGCCTTCTGGGACGCGCCGGCGTCACCGGGCCGCCTCGGCGGTCTGACCACGGGAATCGTGCAGCCGCCGGTACACGCGGTCGCCGCCCGCGACGTCTACCTGCGCTGCCTCGACCGCGACGCCGCGCGGCACGAGCTGGAGTGGCTGTACCCGCGGCTGGTCAAGCAGCAGACGTACCTCTTCGAGGGCCGCGACGTCGCCGGCGACGGGCTCGCCAGCATCGTGCACCCCTGGGAGTCCGGTCTGGACAACAGCCCGGCCTGGGACAACGCGCTCGCCGCCGTCCCCGTGGACCTCTCGCTGCTGCGCAGCCACCGCCGCCAGGACACGCAGGTGTCCGTCCACTCGCACCGGCCGACGGACACCGACTACGCGCGGTACATCGCGATCGCCGCCGCCTACCGCGACGGCGGCTACCTGGACGAGGGGCTGCTGGAGCGCCACCCGTTCCTGGTGGAGTGCCCGTCCTTCAACGCGCTGCTCGCGCTGGCCGAGCTTGCCCTGGCCGGCATCGCCGAGGTGATCGGCGCCGACGCCGCGCCCCACCGTGACCGGGCAGAGCACATCACGAAGGTGCTGGTTGACCGCCTGTTCAACCCGTCGACCGGCATGTTCCACGCGCGCGACGTGCGCACCGGCCAGCTGAGCACCGCACGCTGCGTGAGCGGCCTGATCCCGCTGGTGCTGCCCGGCCTGCCCGAGGCGCACCGATCGTCGCTGCTGGAGGTGGCCCGCTCGGAGGCGTTCGGCCTGGGCGGCGAGCTCCCGCTGCCGTCGTACGACCGCACGGCCCCCGACTTCGACCGCCTCCGCTACTGGCGCGGCCCGGTCTGGATCAACGTCAACTGGCTGCTCTGGCAGGGCCTGCGCGCCCACGGCCACGAGCACGAGGCCGCCGCCCTGCGCGCCGCGATGCTCGGCGTCATCCGCCGCGGCGGCTGCCACGAGTACTTCGACCCGGTCACCGGCCACGGCATCGGCGCGGCCGCCTTCAGCTGGACCGCGGCCCTCGCCCTCGACCTGATGGCCGCGACCCCCTAA
- a CDS encoding RecQ family ATP-dependent DNA helicase, protein MRLPLPLSRRLRRAARTHFGWRRLRPGQLNPMRAVMRGRDALVVLPTGGGKSAIYQVPAMMLPGPTVVISPLLALQQDQINAINDRPGMAAVRVSSAETPGQRAAALDAVGKGLARFLFITPEQLTDPERLAQVKALRPALVAVDEAHCISAWGYDFRPDYLALGHLIEGIGRPPVVALTATASPPVRDDIVERLRLRSPLVGVSGLDRSNLFLEVAHCPDEDYRWRRLLTLLQDGERPGIVYVPTRRAAEELGERLSAAGYAAEAYHGGMAAGLRERRHEDFLAGRVPVMVATSAFGMGIDKPDIRWVAHMALPDSPDSYQQEIGRAGRDGAPARGLLLWRAEDVGLQRFFTGGAPDETELRDLAAVLRTGPLARTALRERTGLGARKLGQLIGLLEQVGAAATVGQKLTSPRYAPEPVEAARAALAEAERQQAVQRSRTDMMRAYAESESCRGQVLLAYFGEHLAHPCGHCDNCAGGRAKPAPKAQRGPFPLHSTVRHAEWGVGLVLAYESDKMTVLFDDVGYKTLSVPVVRDQKLLVVETG, encoded by the coding sequence ATGAGACTGCCTCTTCCCCTCTCCCGGCGGCTGCGCCGCGCCGCCCGCACCCACTTCGGATGGCGCCGTCTGCGCCCGGGCCAGCTCAACCCCATGCGCGCGGTGATGCGCGGGCGGGATGCGCTGGTCGTGTTGCCTACCGGTGGCGGCAAGTCCGCCATCTACCAGGTGCCCGCGATGATGCTGCCCGGGCCGACCGTGGTGATCTCGCCGCTGCTCGCGTTGCAGCAGGACCAGATCAACGCCATCAACGACCGCCCGGGGATGGCGGCCGTCCGGGTCAGCTCGGCCGAGACGCCGGGTCAGCGGGCGGCGGCGCTCGATGCGGTCGGCAAGGGGTTGGCGCGGTTTCTCTTCATCACGCCCGAGCAGCTCACCGACCCCGAGCGGCTCGCCCAGGTGAAGGCGCTCCGGCCGGCGCTGGTCGCGGTCGACGAGGCGCACTGCATCTCGGCCTGGGGGTACGACTTCCGGCCGGACTACCTCGCGCTCGGCCACCTCATCGAGGGCATCGGCCGCCCGCCCGTGGTCGCGTTGACCGCCACCGCGTCGCCGCCGGTGCGCGACGACATCGTCGAGCGGCTGCGGCTGCGCAGCCCGCTCGTCGGCGTGTCCGGCCTGGACCGCTCCAACCTCTTCCTCGAGGTCGCGCACTGCCCCGACGAGGACTACCGGTGGCGCCGCCTGCTCACGCTGCTGCAGGACGGCGAGCGGCCCGGGATCGTGTACGTGCCGACCCGCCGCGCCGCCGAGGAGCTGGGCGAGCGGCTGTCCGCGGCCGGGTACGCGGCGGAGGCCTACCACGGCGGCATGGCCGCGGGCCTGCGCGAGCGGCGGCACGAGGACTTCCTCGCCGGGCGGGTGCCGGTGATGGTGGCGACCTCCGCGTTCGGCATGGGCATCGACAAGCCGGACATCCGGTGGGTGGCCCACATGGCGCTGCCCGACTCGCCGGACAGCTACCAGCAGGAGATCGGCCGGGCGGGGCGGGACGGCGCGCCGGCCCGCGGGCTGCTGCTGTGGCGGGCCGAAGACGTGGGGCTGCAGCGCTTCTTCACCGGTGGCGCGCCGGACGAGACCGAGCTGCGCGACCTCGCCGCTGTGCTGCGTACCGGCCCGCTGGCCCGCACCGCCCTGCGCGAGCGCACCGGCCTCGGCGCCCGCAAGCTCGGCCAGCTGATCGGGCTGCTGGAGCAGGTGGGCGCCGCCGCGACGGTGGGCCAGAAGCTGACGTCGCCCCGGTACGCGCCCGAGCCGGTCGAGGCCGCCCGCGCCGCCCTGGCCGAGGCCGAGCGGCAGCAGGCGGTGCAGCGCTCGCGCACGGACATGATGCGCGCGTACGCGGAGAGTGAGTCCTGCCGCGGCCAGGTGCTGCTCGCGTACTTCGGCGAGCACCTCGCCCACCCCTGCGGGCACTGCGACAACTGCGCCGGCGGGCGGGCCAAGCCGGCGCCGAAAGCGCAACGCGGCCCGTTTCCGCTGCACAGCACCGTTCGACACGCCGAGTGGGGGGTCGGCTTGGTGCTCGCATACGAGTCCGACAAGATGACGGTTCTGTTCGACGACGTGGGGTACAAGACTCTGTCCGTGCCAGTCGTTCGTGACCAGAAGCTGCTGGTGGTGGAGACAGGATGA
- a CDS encoding DUF3618 domain-containing protein: protein MVATNGKVSTNGKVDTEALRAEIRQTRAELGETVQALAAKADVKARVRQSVAQTTERARENRVPLVAAATAVTGVLAAIVVLMVMRKRSR, encoded by the coding sequence ATGGTTGCGACGAACGGCAAGGTGTCCACCAACGGCAAGGTGGACACCGAGGCGCTGCGGGCGGAGATCCGGCAGACGCGGGCCGAGCTGGGGGAGACGGTCCAGGCCCTGGCCGCCAAGGCCGATGTCAAGGCGCGGGTACGGCAGTCGGTCGCGCAAACCACCGAGCGGGCGCGGGAAAACCGGGTGCCGCTCGTGGCCGCCGCCACCGCTGTCACCGGCGTGCTGGCGGCGATCGTTGTGCTGATGGTGATGCGAAAGCGTTCCCGCTGA
- a CDS encoding aldo/keto reductase, translating into MEKRSFGRLGRDAGVIGLGAWQLGADWGEVSEDAAFATLGAAVDAGVTFLDTADVYGDGRSEQIIGRFLRQHPAGPRLTVATKMGRRVAQEPSAYNIDNFRAWNDRSRANLGVDTLDLVQLHCPPTPVYSTDAVFDALDTLVQEKRIRAYGVSVERVEEALTAIARPGVASVQIILNALRLKPVDTVLPAAAAAGVGIIARVPLASGLLSGRYDERTTFGADDHRNYNRHGESFDVGETFSGVPYEVGLEAVRRLKALVPPGATMAQWALRWIADQPGVTVVIPGARGPEQARANAAAADLAPLSPEAHAAVAEVYDELIRPLVHDRW; encoded by the coding sequence GTGGAGAAGCGCAGCTTCGGCCGGTTGGGCCGTGACGCGGGAGTGATCGGACTCGGTGCCTGGCAGCTGGGCGCGGACTGGGGCGAGGTGAGCGAGGACGCCGCCTTCGCGACGCTCGGCGCCGCGGTCGACGCCGGCGTCACGTTCCTGGACACCGCCGACGTGTACGGCGACGGCCGCAGCGAGCAGATCATCGGCCGCTTCCTGCGGCAGCACCCCGCCGGGCCGCGCCTGACCGTGGCCACCAAGATGGGGCGGCGGGTGGCGCAGGAGCCCTCGGCGTACAACATCGACAACTTCCGCGCGTGGAACGACCGGTCCCGCGCCAACCTCGGTGTCGACACGCTCGACCTGGTGCAGCTGCACTGCCCACCCACCCCGGTGTACTCGACGGACGCCGTCTTCGACGCCCTCGACACGCTCGTGCAGGAGAAGCGCATCAGGGCGTACGGCGTGAGCGTCGAGCGGGTCGAGGAGGCCCTCACCGCCATCGCCCGCCCCGGCGTCGCGTCCGTACAGATCATCCTCAACGCGCTGCGCCTCAAGCCCGTCGACACCGTGCTCCCCGCGGCGGCGGCCGCCGGCGTGGGCATCATCGCGCGGGTGCCGCTGGCCAGCGGGCTGCTGTCCGGGCGGTACGACGAGCGCACGACGTTCGGCGCGGACGACCACCGCAACTACAACCGGCACGGCGAGTCGTTCGACGTGGGTGAGACGTTCTCCGGCGTGCCCTACGAGGTGGGTCTGGAGGCCGTCCGCCGGCTGAAGGCGCTGGTCCCGCCCGGTGCGACGATGGCGCAGTGGGCGCTGCGGTGGATCGCCGACCAGCCCGGCGTCACGGTGGTGATCCCGGGTGCGCGTGGCCCGGAGCAGGCAAGGGCCAACGCGGCGGCCGCGGACCTGGCACCCTTGTCCCCTGAGGCGCACGCCGCCGTCGCCGAGGTGTACGACGAACTCATCCGCCCCCTTGTGCACGACCGCTGGTAA
- a CDS encoding glycoside hydrolase family 3 N-terminal domain-containing protein gives MSETSRDLLRLAGAVLQPGFEGTLPPTWVRRWLGEGLGGVALFGRNFASPAQVADLTAALRAERPDVIVAVDEEAGDVTRFETWQGSSRPGNLALGAVDDVALTEAVARDLGHDLATAGITLDYAPDADVNNNPDNPVIGVRAFGADPELVARHTAAWITGLQSAGVAACAKHFPGHGDTSVDSHVDVPRIAATRAELDGCELPPFRAAIAAGVQAIMTGHLLVPAIDPERPATLSRIVLTDLLRDELGFDGAVITDGIEMKAIATRYGLEGAAVLALAAGVDAICVGGDHADEATATRLRDAIVAAVAAGELPEERLAEAAKRVEQLAAWTAQARAAAVPDRLDGIPVGLAGARRAVRVTGAASALPLAAAPHVVEFEPPRNFAIGPETPWGVAVPLAARLPGTTAARLSAAEAAGDFHTAAAGRPLVLVVRDVHRYEWMGRAVATALAARPDAIVVEMGVPASVVGATHVATYGATRANGEAAAEVLAGR, from the coding sequence ATGTCGGAGACCAGCCGGGACTTGCTTCGCCTCGCGGGTGCCGTATTGCAGCCGGGTTTCGAGGGGACGCTCCCACCGACCTGGGTACGGCGCTGGCTGGGCGAGGGACTGGGCGGCGTGGCCCTCTTCGGCCGCAACTTCGCCAGCCCCGCCCAGGTCGCCGACCTGACCGCCGCGCTGCGCGCGGAGCGTCCCGACGTGATCGTCGCGGTCGACGAGGAGGCCGGCGACGTCACCCGCTTCGAGACCTGGCAGGGCAGCTCGCGCCCCGGAAACCTCGCCCTCGGCGCGGTCGACGACGTGGCGCTCACCGAGGCGGTCGCCCGCGACCTGGGCCACGACCTGGCCACGGCGGGGATCACGCTGGACTACGCGCCGGACGCCGACGTCAACAACAACCCGGACAACCCGGTCATCGGCGTGCGGGCCTTCGGCGCCGATCCTGAGCTTGTCGCGCGGCACACCGCCGCGTGGATCACGGGTCTGCAGTCGGCCGGCGTCGCGGCCTGCGCCAAGCACTTCCCCGGCCACGGCGACACCAGCGTGGACTCGCACGTGGACGTGCCGCGGATCGCGGCCACCCGGGCCGAGCTGGACGGGTGCGAGCTGCCGCCGTTCCGGGCCGCGATCGCCGCGGGAGTGCAGGCGATCATGACCGGCCACCTGCTCGTGCCGGCCATCGATCCGGAACGCCCGGCCACGCTGAGCCGGATCGTGCTCACCGACCTGCTCCGCGACGAGCTGGGCTTCGACGGCGCGGTGATCACCGACGGCATCGAGATGAAGGCCATCGCCACGCGGTACGGCCTGGAGGGCGCGGCCGTGCTGGCCCTCGCCGCCGGCGTCGACGCGATCTGCGTGGGCGGCGACCACGCCGACGAGGCGACCGCCACCCGCCTGCGGGACGCGATCGTGGCCGCGGTGGCGGCGGGCGAGCTGCCCGAGGAGCGGCTGGCCGAGGCGGCCAAGCGGGTCGAGCAGCTGGCCGCGTGGACGGCGCAGGCGAGGGCCGCGGCGGTGCCCGATCGGCTGGACGGGATCCCGGTCGGGCTCGCCGGCGCCCGCCGCGCGGTCCGGGTCACCGGCGCCGCGTCCGCGCTGCCGCTGGCCGCCGCGCCGCACGTGGTGGAGTTCGAGCCGCCGCGCAACTTCGCGATCGGCCCGGAGACGCCGTGGGGCGTTGCCGTGCCACTCGCCGCCCGACTGCCCGGCACCACCGCCGCGCGGCTCTCCGCCGCCGAGGCCGCGGGCGACTTCCACACCGCGGCCGCCGGCCGGCCGCTGGTCCTCGTCGTCCGCGACGTCCACCGGTACGAGTGGATGGGGCGCGCGGTCGCGACCGCCCTCGCCGCGCGTCCGGACGCGATCGTCGTGGAGATGGGCGTGCCCGCCTCGGTGGTGGGCGCGACGCACGTGGCCACGTACGGCGCGACCCGCGCCAACGGCGAGGCCGCCGCCGAGGTGCTCGCCGGCCGCTGA
- a CDS encoding PPOX class F420-dependent oxidoreductase — protein sequence MLGGESFLSFWRERHLCTLTTLRRDGSPHVTPVGVTLDPEAGLARVITSRDSRKARNAAATGRVAVCQIDGRRWSTLEGRAVVRDDPAAVAEAERRYAERYRVPRANPQRVVIEISITRVLGNA from the coding sequence GTGTTGGGCGGCGAGTCTTTCCTGAGCTTCTGGCGCGAGCGCCACCTCTGCACGCTGACCACCCTGCGCCGGGACGGTTCGCCGCACGTCACCCCGGTCGGCGTCACGCTCGACCCGGAGGCCGGCCTCGCCCGCGTGATCACCTCGCGCGACTCCCGCAAGGCGCGCAACGCCGCGGCCACCGGCCGCGTCGCCGTCTGCCAGATCGACGGCCGCCGCTGGTCGACGCTCGAAGGCCGCGCGGTGGTCCGCGACGACCCGGCCGCGGTGGCCGAGGCCGAGCGCCGCTACGCCGAGCGGTACCGCGTCCCCCGCGCCAACCCCCAGCGCGTCGTCATCGAGATCAGCATCACCCGTGTGCTCGGCAATGCCTGA
- a CDS encoding phage holin family protein yields the protein MADVLERGPARPLSEQSTAELVQRASEQISLLVRDELALAKAELAEKGKHAGVGIGLFGGAGAFALYGVGALIATGILLLALVMPAWLAALIVTVLLFVSAGIMALVGKRQVKQAVPPMPEAAASGLKADVDTVKGAVRARANGHGEGA from the coding sequence ATGGCCGATGTTCTCGAACGCGGTCCGGCCCGCCCGTTGAGTGAGCAGTCAACCGCCGAGCTGGTGCAGCGCGCAAGTGAACAGATCTCCCTGCTGGTCCGCGACGAGCTGGCGCTCGCCAAGGCCGAGCTCGCCGAGAAGGGCAAGCACGCCGGCGTCGGCATCGGCCTCTTCGGCGGCGCGGGCGCATTCGCGCTGTACGGCGTCGGCGCGCTCATCGCGACCGGCATCCTCCTGCTCGCGCTGGTGATGCCGGCGTGGCTCGCCGCGCTCATCGTGACCGTCCTGCTGTTCGTCTCCGCTGGGATAATGGCGCTCGTCGGCAAGCGGCAGGTCAAGCAGGCTGTGCCGCCCATGCCCGAGGCGGCCGCCTCCGGGCTGAAGGCCGACGTCGACACGGTCAAGGGGGCCGTGCGGGCGCGGGCCAACGGCCACGGCGAGGGGGCGTAG
- a CDS encoding MarR family winged helix-turn-helix transcriptional regulator: protein MDLETSTRQLATGLTRVAVAVQAAESPLQLERTIAQQQVLLLLSRRSEVYPLSELSADLNMTTHATMSAIATLAREGLVSVDPSPSYAPHAVRIALTDAGRAQSPELLNWAADLLAELHNLDHEGQHQLLGVVASQIRRMQREGRIPVTKMCVSCRFFDGYAHPGTDEPHHCWLIDKPFGHQYLRLRCPEGQPGEGPVRPDEAA, encoded by the coding sequence GTGGACCTGGAAACCTCTACCCGCCAGCTAGCCACGGGCCTGACCCGCGTGGCGGTGGCCGTGCAGGCCGCCGAGAGCCCGCTCCAGCTGGAGCGCACGATCGCGCAGCAGCAGGTGCTGCTCCTGCTCAGCCGCCGCAGCGAGGTCTACCCGCTGTCCGAGCTCTCGGCCGACCTCAACATGACCACCCACGCGACGATGTCGGCGATAGCGACGCTGGCCCGCGAGGGCCTGGTGTCGGTAGACCCCTCCCCGTCGTACGCACCACACGCCGTCCGCATCGCCCTGACCGACGCCGGCCGCGCCCAGTCGCCCGAGCTGCTCAACTGGGCCGCCGACCTGCTCGCCGAGCTGCACAATCTGGACCACGAGGGCCAGCACCAGCTGCTCGGCGTGGTGGCCAGCCAGATCCGCCGCATGCAGCGCGAGGGCCGCATCCCGGTCACGAAGATGTGCGTGAGCTGCCGCTTCTTCGACGGCTACGCCCACCCCGGCACCGACGAGCCACACCACTGCTGGCTGATCGACAAGCCGTTCGGCCACCAGTACCTGCGCCTCCGCTGCCCCGAAGGCCAGCCCGGCGAAGGCCCCGTCCGCCCCGACGAGGCGGCCTAG
- a CDS encoding cold-shock protein, whose protein sequence is MAQGTVKWFNADKGFGFITVDGGGSDVFVHFSAIQTSGYRTLEENQRVEFEIAQGQKGPQAEQVRPI, encoded by the coding sequence ATGGCGCAGGGAACCGTGAAGTGGTTCAACGCAGACAAGGGCTTCGGCTTCATCACCGTTGACGGCGGGGGTTCCGACGTCTTCGTCCACTTCTCGGCGATCCAGACCAGCGGATACCGGACGCTGGAGGAAAACCAGCGGGTGGAGTTCGAGATCGCCCAGGGCCAGAAGGGCCCGCAGGCCGAGCAGGTCCGCCCCATCTGA
- a CDS encoding DUF4235 domain-containing protein has product MAKVVSKVAYKPVGMLLGIGAGIVAGAIFKQLWKVAAGDDDAPDATDEERGWGEILAAAALQGAIFAVVKAAVDRGGATGVRRLTGRWPA; this is encoded by the coding sequence GTGGCCAAGGTCGTGAGCAAGGTGGCGTACAAGCCGGTCGGGATGCTGCTGGGCATCGGGGCCGGCATCGTGGCTGGCGCGATCTTCAAGCAGCTGTGGAAGGTCGCGGCCGGTGACGACGATGCGCCGGACGCCACCGACGAGGAGCGGGGCTGGGGCGAGATCCTGGCCGCCGCGGCCCTGCAGGGCGCCATATTCGCCGTGGTCAAGGCCGCTGTCGACCGTGGCGGGGCTACCGGCGTGCGGCGCTTGACGGGCCGCTGGCCGGCCTGA
- a CDS encoding mechanosensitive ion channel family protein, translating into MDTVLWAISVTLGAAVLALAVVAVVHRVARRLGRRSVLLRELSDHAHRPFQVAMTVLAIEVGVRATGGEFAGRDVVLHLLVLAVIAAFAWLLAALALVVEDVAVSRVRTDVPDNLRARKVQTQVRLLRRVTVAAVVVVTFGIMLMTFPHVRAVGASLLASAGIIGVVAALAAQSTLGNIFAGLQLTFSDALRLDDVVVVEDEWGRIEELTLTTVVVQIWDDRRLIMPTTYFTTRPFQNWTRTGSAVLGTAEFDLDWAVPVQDMREELRTLLEGSQLWDGRVCVLQVTDAVGGMIRVRALVSANDAPTLWDLRCLVREHFVGWIRDRQPTSLPRVRAEVGDGANRLAWQWVRPSTAHDVRPGRRDVPTEPDDDARVFGGSPEGEARAAEFEGPPERSDPDESRT; encoded by the coding sequence GTGGATACCGTGCTTTGGGCGATTTCGGTGACGCTCGGCGCCGCCGTGCTCGCCCTCGCGGTGGTGGCGGTCGTGCACCGCGTCGCGCGGCGGCTCGGCCGGCGATCCGTCCTGCTCAGGGAGCTGTCCGACCACGCGCACCGCCCGTTCCAGGTGGCGATGACCGTCCTCGCCATCGAGGTGGGGGTCCGGGCCACCGGCGGTGAGTTCGCCGGTCGTGACGTGGTCCTGCACCTGCTCGTGCTCGCGGTGATCGCGGCGTTCGCGTGGCTGCTCGCCGCGCTGGCCCTGGTGGTCGAGGACGTCGCCGTGTCGCGGGTACGCACCGACGTGCCGGACAACCTGCGCGCCCGCAAGGTGCAGACGCAGGTGCGGCTGCTGCGCCGGGTCACGGTCGCGGCCGTCGTCGTGGTGACGTTCGGCATCATGCTGATGACCTTCCCGCACGTCCGCGCCGTGGGCGCCAGCCTGCTCGCCTCGGCCGGCATCATCGGCGTGGTGGCCGCGCTGGCGGCGCAGAGCACGCTGGGCAACATCTTCGCGGGGCTGCAGCTCACGTTCAGCGACGCGCTCCGGCTCGACGACGTGGTCGTGGTCGAGGACGAGTGGGGCCGCATCGAGGAGCTCACGCTCACCACGGTGGTCGTGCAGATCTGGGACGACCGGCGGCTGATCATGCCGACCACGTACTTCACCACCCGACCGTTCCAGAACTGGACCCGCACGGGCTCAGCCGTGCTCGGCACGGCCGAGTTCGACCTGGACTGGGCGGTGCCGGTGCAGGACATGCGGGAGGAGCTGCGCACCCTGCTCGAAGGCAGCCAGCTGTGGGACGGCCGGGTCTGCGTGCTGCAGGTGACCGACGCGGTGGGCGGCATGATCAGGGTGCGCGCACTCGTCAGCGCCAATGACGCGCCGACCCTCTGGGACCTGCGCTGCCTGGTCCGCGAGCACTTCGTCGGCTGGATCCGCGACCGCCAGCCCACCTCGCTTCCCCGGGTGCGCGCCGAGGTCGGCGACGGGGCAAACCGGCTCGCGTGGCAGTGGGTGCGCCCCTCGACCGCGCATGACGTCCGCCCGGGCCGCCGGGACGTGCCCACCGAACCGGACGACGACGCCCGGGTCTTCGGCGGCAGCCCCGAAGGGGAGGCCCGCGCGGCCGAGTTCGAAGGTCCGCCCGAACGTTCGGACCCGGACGAGTCCCGAACCTGA